TAAGCTAACATTTAAGCTTATAAATAATGTTTGTTAATATTACAAAAGAGGTTATATAATGGCAAAAGAAAAAGAACATCTTAACTTAGCATTTATTGGACACGTTGACCACGGAAAATCCACTTTAGTTGGACACTTATTATTAAAAGCTGG
This uncultured Methanobrevibacter sp. DNA region includes the following protein-coding sequences:
- a CDS encoding GTP-binding protein, yielding MAKEKEHLNLAFIGHVDHGKSTLVGHLLLKAG